A genomic window from Psychrilyobacter piezotolerans includes:
- a CDS encoding CPBP family intramembrane glutamic endopeptidase, whose amino-acid sequence MENQARESKFELSVLGALGIMGSTIFYVFIIFAGLLIFLFPIGLIIGEFTPVSFEKLKEIANLLSEPIFKIILIVVAVKKAKKISDNNFRISYLGKLNYKLLLSVILLMIGYYFWYQSSIGVVTNKIPLPEFLEEVFKDMELHPYPAIFSIAIIAPIYEEIFMRGIILAGLLNRYSPKKAIIISALIFGISHFNIVQSVNATLIGLILGMIYYKTNSLILCIAVHMTNNIFAMIMGVAKEYMGYSPNIISFLAGVIIFIGSAMLFFRYLRELGENLGW is encoded by the coding sequence ATGGAGAATCAGGCAAGGGAAAGTAAATTTGAATTATCTGTTTTAGGAGCTTTAGGAATCATGGGAAGTACAATATTTTATGTTTTTATAATTTTTGCGGGTTTATTAATTTTCTTGTTTCCTATAGGTCTTATAATTGGGGAGTTTACCCCTGTAAGTTTTGAAAAGTTAAAAGAAATTGCAAATTTATTGAGCGAACCTATTTTCAAGATCATACTAATAGTAGTAGCTGTGAAAAAAGCAAAAAAAATCAGTGATAACAACTTTAGGATAAGCTACCTGGGAAAATTAAACTATAAATTATTGTTGTCTGTTATTTTACTCATGATAGGATATTATTTTTGGTATCAGAGTTCTATCGGAGTAGTGACAAATAAGATTCCACTCCCTGAATTTTTAGAAGAAGTGTTTAAAGACATGGAGCTTCATCCCTATCCTGCAATTTTTTCTATTGCGATAATAGCTCCTATTTATGAAGAAATATTTATGAGGGGAATTATTTTAGCAGGTTTATTAAATAGATACAGTCCCAAAAAAGCTATAATTATTTCTGCATTAATTTTTGGAATATCGCATTTTAATATTGTACAATCTGTCAATGCCACACTCATAGGATTGATTTTAGGAATGATTTATTATAAAACCAACTCTTTGATCCTATGTATTGCTGTACATATGACCAACAATATATTTGCCATGATTATGGGGGTAGCGAAAGAATATATGGGATATTCTCCCAATATCATTTCATTTTTGGCAGGGGTAATAATATTCATAGGTTCAGCCATGTTGTTCTTTCGATATCTCAGGGAATTGGGTGAAAATTTAGGATGGTAA
- a CDS encoding GNAT family N-acetyltransferase, with product MNIRKGRIDDVDKVYRLYKKVSQTEGGIARFEDEVTEEYVEGFVKNALDDGVFIVAEKDGDIVGEIHGYKIGIRVFDHVLSNITIVVSPDFCGEGIGKKIFLKLIEEGKKIEGVSRMELIARESNKKALKFYESLGFEIEGKMRQRIKNSKGEFEADILMGIIF from the coding sequence ATGAATATCAGAAAGGGCAGAATAGATGATGTAGATAAGGTATATAGATTATATAAAAAAGTCTCCCAAACAGAAGGTGGGATAGCCAGGTTTGAAGATGAAGTTACCGAGGAGTATGTGGAAGGATTTGTAAAAAACGCATTGGATGACGGGGTTTTTATAGTGGCTGAAAAAGACGGGGATATAGTAGGAGAGATCCATGGATATAAAATCGGGATTAGAGTTTTTGACCATGTGTTGTCAAATATAACCATAGTGGTATCTCCTGATTTTTGTGGGGAAGGAATTGGTAAAAAAATATTCTTGAAATTAATTGAGGAAGGTAAAAAAATAGAAGGTGTTTCAAGGATGGAACTCATCGCCAGGGAGAGCAATAAAAAAGCATTAAAATTTTATGAAAGCCTGGGATTTGAGATAGAGGGAAAGATGAGGCAGAGGATTAAAAATTCAAAGGGTGAATTTGAAGCGGATATTCTCATGGGGATAATATTTTAA
- a CDS encoding class I SAM-dependent methyltransferase, with translation MGKNQNVYDNEIFFEGYKGIREQENNYNKLQEQPAIKSLLPDLKGKRVLDLGCGYGESCSYFIEKGAKKVVGIDISRKMLEVAREENSHENIEYLEKSMDDIDNLTGKFDLIYSSLALHYMEDFKKLLTDINTLLDTDGLFIYSQEHPLTTAHEKGQRWTRDESGMRIHYNLANYMKSGKREVTWFIDGVVKYHRTFSEIINTVNECGFQIEKVLEPLPSKEDIKLIPKMVQDFHKPNFLIIRAGRR, from the coding sequence ATGGGAAAGAATCAAAATGTTTATGACAATGAAATATTCTTTGAGGGTTATAAGGGAATCAGAGAACAGGAAAATAATTATAATAAGTTACAGGAACAACCTGCAATAAAAAGTTTACTGCCGGATCTAAAAGGAAAAAGAGTCTTGGACCTGGGCTGCGGTTATGGGGAAAGTTGCAGTTACTTTATAGAAAAGGGAGCAAAAAAGGTTGTAGGTATTGATATCTCCAGAAAAATGCTGGAAGTTGCCAGGGAAGAAAACTCCCATGAAAATATTGAATATTTAGAAAAGAGTATGGATGATATAGATAATTTAACGGGGAAATTTGATCTCATATATAGTTCCCTGGCACTCCATTATATGGAGGATTTTAAAAAATTATTGACGGATATAAATACACTGCTAGACACCGATGGGTTATTTATATATTCCCAGGAACATCCCCTGACTACAGCACATGAAAAGGGGCAGAGATGGACAAGGGATGAGAGTGGAATGAGAATCCACTATAATTTAGCTAATTATATGAAGAGCGGGAAAAGGGAAGTGACATGGTTTATCGACGGTGTTGTCAAATATCACAGGACCTTTTCAGAGATCATAAATACAGTGAATGAATGCGGATTTCAAATAGAGAAAGTTTTGGAGCCCTTACCCAGCAAAGAGGATATAAAGCTTATTCCAAAGATGGTACAGGATTTTCATAAGCCTAATTTTTTAATTATAAGGGCAGGAAGAAGATAA